One genomic region from Mytilus trossulus isolate FHL-02 chromosome 9, PNRI_Mtr1.1.1.hap1, whole genome shotgun sequence encodes:
- the LOC134684093 gene encoding protein HtrL-like — translation MDLAIHLIFLCLCKEAASGDVSIKDTRYNENSATLVTAIYDIGRGNWNNWKRSFMTYIQYFLHILKLNAKLVVFCEKSTEKLIRKQYSELIHSNIVFMVKRFSKIEFNRYRQIIYNVIETDEFKENNTMLQNPEGFSVDYIILTNNKLSFLKDAIEVNIFNTSHFFWIDGGYGHGDEHIFHNVQGWTPSKLLALNKTVTFIQLHGTEMYKKYGIRLHKESIDPALPGGFCGGHQSAVLELYHLYNKKFRSLLIENVLDDDQNVFLFCYFETPRLFNLVKGSWFDAFKLFG, via the exons ATGGATCTAGCGATACATTTAATCTTCCTTTGTTTGTGTAAAGAAGCAGCTTCTGGAGATGTTTCTATAAAAG ATACAAGATATAATGAAAATTCTGCCACACTGGTAACAGCTATTTATGACATTGGCAGAGGCAACTGGAATAATTGGAAAAGATCGTTCATGACATATATCCAGTACTTTTTGCATATCTTAAAATTGAATGCAAAACTTGTTGTTTTTTGTGAAAAGTcaacagaaaagttaataagaaaacaatatagtGAACTGATAcattcaaatattgtttttatggtGAAacgattttcaaaaattgagtTCAATAGATACAGACAAATTATATACAATGTTATAGAAACAGATgagtttaaagaaaataacacCATGCTACAAAACCCAGAAGGGTTTTCGGTAGACTATATCATTCTAACGAATAATAAGCTGTCTTTCTTAAAGGATGCCATTGAAGTTAACATATTCAATACCTCTCATTTTTTTTGGATAGATGGCGGTTATGGTCATGGCGATGAACACATATTTCATAATGTTCAAGGGTGGACACCATCAAAACTTCTTGCCTTAAACAAAACAGTAACGTTCATACAACTACACGGCAcagaaatgtataaaaagtatgggATTAGATTACACAAGGAAAGTATTGACCCTGCATTACCTGGAGGCTTTTGTGGCGGACATCAATCGGCTGTATTAGAATTGTACCACCTTTATAACAAAAAGTTCCGGTCATTgttaattgaaaatgttttagatGATGATCAAAacgtatttttattttgttattttgaaacaccACGTCTATTCAATTTGGTAAAAGGTAGTTGGTTTGACGCATTCAAACTGTTTGGATAA